In the Oryza glaberrima chromosome 6, OglaRS2, whole genome shotgun sequence genome, one interval contains:
- the LOC127775902 gene encoding uncharacterized protein LOC127775902 isoform X1, translating into MEIHLHLHFLAILVVVPMLGGPAAGGLCRDSCGGIPVRYPLSIDDGCGSPYYRNMLTCADNATLRLRTPSGTYPVVGADYADPHLVVTDPSMWTCERPFTSVRAAPFSLDTSTRFSLSPRNDYLFFDCDEERVIVEPRPAVCDRYPERCDSTCDSAGYLCRNLPGCRGALEENNMSCCAYRPRAAESLRLMLRHCESYTSVYWRAVGDKFPPYDQVPAYGVRVDFEIPVTTRCLQCEDRRRGAGGTCGFDPVTRDFVCICNDARNSTTDCADGPASRYHSSAGVVAASAVFSISAAVGITGLVWYIRKIKSTKVVTCGVQSNENRFF; encoded by the exons ATGGAGattcatctccatctccatttcTTAGCGATCCTTGTAGTTGTGCCGATGTTGGGTGGCCCCGCCGCCGGTGGGCTCTGCCGCGACAGCTGCGGAGGCATCCCGGTGCGCTACCCGCTGAGCATCGACGACGGGTGCGGCAGCCCATACTACCGCAACATGCTGACCTGCGCCGACAACGCCACGCTCCGCCTCCGCACGCCGTCGGGCACGTACCCAGTCGTCGGCGCCGACTACGCGGACCCGCACCTCGTGGTGACGGACCCTTCCATGTGGACGTGCGAGCGGCCCTTCACCTCCGTCCGTGCCGCGCCCTTCAGCCTGGACACCAGCACCCGCTTCTCGTTGTCGCCGAGGAACGACTACCTCTTCTTCGACTGCGACGAGGAGCGCGTGATCGTGGAGCCGCGGCCGGCGGTTTGCGACCGGTACCCTGAGCGGTGCGACTCGACGTGCGACAGCGCGGGGTACCTTTGCCGGAACCTGCCGGGTTGCCGGGGCGCGCTGGAGGAGAACAACATGAGCTGCTGCGCGTaccggccgcgggcggcggagtCGCTGCGGCTGATGCTGCGGCACTGCGAGTCGTACACGAGCGTATACTGGCGCGCGGTCGGGGACAAGTTCCCGCCCTACGACCAGGTGCCGGCGTACGGTGTGCGGGTGGACTTCGAGATCCCCGTCACGACGCGGTGCCTACAGTGCGAGgaccggcggcgcggtgcggggGGCACGTGCGGATTCGACCCGGTGACGAGGGACTTCGTCTGCATCTGCAACGACGCTAGGAACTCCACCACGGACTGTGCAG ATGGTCCTGCCTCAAGGTATCATTCATCAGCTGGAGTTGTTGCCG caagcGCTGTGTTCTCAATCTCAGCAGCCGTTGGTATCACTGGACTTGTGTGGTACATTCGCAAGATCAAATCGACCAAAGTGGTGACTTGTGGGGTTCAAAGCAATGagaatagatttttttaa
- the LOC127775902 gene encoding uncharacterized protein LOC127775902 isoform X2 → MEIHLHLHFLAILVVVPMLGGPAAGGLCRDSCGGIPVRYPLSIDDGCGSPYYRNMLTCADNATLRLRTPSGTYPVVGADYADPHLVVTDPSMWTCERPFTSVRAAPFSLDTSTRFSLSPRNDYLFFDCDEERVIVEPRPAVCDRYPERCDSTCDSAGYLCRNLPGCRGALEENNMSCCAYRPRAAESLRLMLRHCESYTSVYWRAVGDKFPPYDQVPAYGVRVDFEIPVTTRCLQCEDRRRGAGGTCGFDPVTRDFVCICNDARNSTTDCADGRR, encoded by the exons ATGGAGattcatctccatctccatttcTTAGCGATCCTTGTAGTTGTGCCGATGTTGGGTGGCCCCGCCGCCGGTGGGCTCTGCCGCGACAGCTGCGGAGGCATCCCGGTGCGCTACCCGCTGAGCATCGACGACGGGTGCGGCAGCCCATACTACCGCAACATGCTGACCTGCGCCGACAACGCCACGCTCCGCCTCCGCACGCCGTCGGGCACGTACCCAGTCGTCGGCGCCGACTACGCGGACCCGCACCTCGTGGTGACGGACCCTTCCATGTGGACGTGCGAGCGGCCCTTCACCTCCGTCCGTGCCGCGCCCTTCAGCCTGGACACCAGCACCCGCTTCTCGTTGTCGCCGAGGAACGACTACCTCTTCTTCGACTGCGACGAGGAGCGCGTGATCGTGGAGCCGCGGCCGGCGGTTTGCGACCGGTACCCTGAGCGGTGCGACTCGACGTGCGACAGCGCGGGGTACCTTTGCCGGAACCTGCCGGGTTGCCGGGGCGCGCTGGAGGAGAACAACATGAGCTGCTGCGCGTaccggccgcgggcggcggagtCGCTGCGGCTGATGCTGCGGCACTGCGAGTCGTACACGAGCGTATACTGGCGCGCGGTCGGGGACAAGTTCCCGCCCTACGACCAGGTGCCGGCGTACGGTGTGCGGGTGGACTTCGAGATCCCCGTCACGACGCGGTGCCTACAGTGCGAGgaccggcggcgcggtgcggggGGCACGTGCGGATTCGACCCGGTGACGAGGGACTTCGTCTGCATCTGCAACGACGCTAGGAACTCCACCACGGACTGTGCAG ATGGCCGCCGCTAG